In Burkholderiales bacterium, the following proteins share a genomic window:
- a CDS encoding glutathione S-transferase family protein encodes MAAKFRLCSFKTCPWVQRAAIVLRAKGIEYDIEYIDRDNRPAWFLAVSPHAKVPVLQIDGKEALFESNAIAEYLDEVASPRLHPEDAVMRARNRAWTDYVPTFASAISNAAYSDSEQDFATRAQKIADPFAKLEGALAQRGNDGPYFNGTRLSLVDCAYAPFLQRYTFMDRLRPLGIIERFPKLAAWRDALMAAQAVRASTVPEIEQAWQENLVARGRWLGTLLAATA; translated from the coding sequence ATGGCAGCGAAGTTCAGGCTGTGCAGCTTCAAGACGTGCCCATGGGTGCAGCGTGCCGCGATCGTTCTGCGCGCGAAAGGCATCGAATACGACATCGAGTACATCGACCGCGACAACCGTCCCGCATGGTTCCTGGCGGTATCGCCGCATGCGAAGGTGCCGGTGCTGCAGATCGACGGCAAGGAAGCGCTGTTCGAATCGAACGCGATCGCCGAGTATCTCGACGAGGTGGCGTCGCCGCGCCTGCATCCGGAAGACGCCGTCATGCGCGCCCGCAACCGCGCGTGGACCGATTACGTGCCGACGTTCGCGTCGGCGATCTCGAACGCCGCGTATTCGGACAGCGAGCAGGACTTCGCCACGCGCGCGCAGAAGATCGCCGATCCGTTCGCCAAGCTCGAGGGCGCGTTAGCCCAGCGCGGCAACGACGGACCTTATTTCAACGGTACCAGGCTGTCGCTCGTCGATTGCGCGTACGCGCCTTTCCTCCAGCGCTATACGTTCATGGACAGGCTGCGCCCGCTGGGGATCATCGAGCGCTTCCCGAAACTGGCGGCGTGGCGCGACGCGCTGATGGCGGCGCAGGCGGTGCGCGCCTCGACGGTGCCGGAGATCGAGCAGGCGTGGCAGGAGAACCTGGTCGCGCGCGGCCGCTGGCTGGGGACGCTGCTGGCCGCTACCGCCTGA
- a CDS encoding alpha/beta fold hydrolase has translation MNGAVILHGNGETPQTVAALADAMRRENLLVAIPELPWSARRFYDRGVPDAEREIDAAVAQVRNEGARRVYLIGLGVGANFALRSAARPGVTGIVAIAPGFAPESPLFAQSFADDLRRARDFVARGRPQEVLEFLDWQWGNRRNRTRAPASSFLSYFDPAGPLNLTRSVEQIPPQTLMLWILPAQDPGAEQRANELYARAHVNPGSRIVQLSASYQSAMTPTVRAIVDWMKDSTAYIRSD, from the coding sequence ATGAACGGCGCGGTGATCCTGCACGGCAACGGCGAGACGCCGCAGACCGTCGCGGCGCTCGCGGATGCGATGCGCCGCGAGAATCTCCTCGTCGCGATCCCTGAGCTGCCGTGGTCGGCGCGGCGGTTCTACGATCGCGGCGTGCCCGATGCCGAGCGCGAGATCGATGCCGCGGTCGCGCAGGTGCGCAACGAGGGCGCTCGCCGCGTGTATCTCATCGGCCTGGGCGTGGGGGCCAACTTCGCGCTGCGCTCCGCGGCGCGCCCGGGCGTCACCGGCATCGTCGCGATCGCGCCGGGCTTCGCGCCCGAAAGCCCGTTGTTCGCGCAATCGTTCGCGGACGATCTGCGGCGCGCGCGGGATTTCGTCGCGAGGGGCCGGCCGCAGGAGGTGCTCGAATTCCTCGACTGGCAATGGGGCAACCGGCGCAACCGCACGCGTGCGCCGGCGAGCTCGTTCCTCAGCTATTTCGACCCCGCGGGTCCGCTCAATCTCACGCGCAGCGTCGAGCAGATACCCCCGCAGACGCTGATGCTGTGGATTCTCCCGGCGCAAGATCCGGGCGCCGAGCAGCGCGCGAACGAGCTGTACGCACGCGCCCACGTCAATCCGGGCTCGCGCATCGTGCAACTCAGCGCCAGCTACCAGAGCGCCATGACGCCGACGGTACGCGCGATCGTCGACTGGATGAAGGACAGCACCGCTTACATTCGCAGCGACTGA
- a CDS encoding NAD(P)/FAD-dependent oxidoreductase — MSTLAERCDVAIVGAGPAGLAAAATCAGAGLSTVLFDEQPSAGGQIYRSITETPLTNRAVLGPSYWQGEALVEQFRASGARYVPGATVWSVTRDRDIGVSHGGGSQIVDARRIILCTGALERPFPIPGWTLPGVMTAGAAQILLKSSGVVASGRVVLAGCGPLLWLLARQYLDAGAKIDAVLDTTPAANRAQALPYVLPFLFSGYLREGLELLRRVKREVPLISGVTALRAIGNDRLGAVAYRRGGDEIEIPADTLLLHQGVVPNVNLAMSAGIRHRWNESQLCFNPVLDADGASDVEGIAIAGDGAGVAGAEAARWRGVIAGIAAAKALGAKTSGGEERAARSALVRALRGRAFLDALYRPADAFRRPTGDTIVCRCEEISARQIAETVALGCPGPNQMKIFLRCGMGPCQGRLCGLTVTDLIAQGRGVSPEAVGYYRLRPPVKPITVGELAALPKDEAAVKAVVRT, encoded by the coding sequence GTGAGCACGCTCGCCGAGCGCTGCGACGTCGCGATCGTCGGCGCGGGCCCGGCGGGTCTCGCCGCCGCTGCGACATGCGCGGGCGCAGGCTTGTCGACGGTGCTCTTCGACGAGCAGCCGAGCGCGGGCGGACAGATCTATCGCTCGATCACCGAGACGCCGCTGACGAATCGCGCGGTCCTCGGGCCGAGCTACTGGCAAGGCGAAGCGCTGGTCGAACAGTTCCGCGCGAGCGGCGCTCGATACGTGCCCGGCGCGACGGTGTGGAGCGTCACGCGCGATCGCGACATCGGCGTCTCGCACGGCGGCGGCTCGCAGATCGTCGACGCGCGCCGCATCATCCTCTGCACCGGCGCGCTCGAGCGGCCTTTCCCCATACCGGGATGGACGCTGCCCGGCGTGATGACCGCGGGCGCCGCACAGATCCTGCTCAAGTCGTCCGGCGTCGTCGCCTCGGGGCGCGTCGTGCTCGCGGGCTGCGGTCCTCTGCTCTGGCTGCTCGCCCGGCAGTACCTCGATGCCGGCGCGAAGATCGACGCGGTGCTCGACACCACGCCCGCGGCGAATCGCGCGCAGGCGCTGCCGTATGTGCTGCCCTTTCTGTTCTCCGGTTATCTCCGCGAAGGACTCGAGCTCCTGCGCCGCGTGAAACGCGAAGTGCCGTTGATCTCAGGCGTGACAGCGCTGCGCGCGATCGGCAACGACAGGCTCGGGGCGGTCGCTTATCGCCGCGGCGGTGACGAGATCGAAATTCCCGCTGACACGCTGCTGCTGCACCAGGGCGTGGTGCCCAACGTGAACCTCGCGATGTCGGCCGGCATCCGGCATCGCTGGAACGAGTCGCAGCTCTGCTTCAACCCGGTGCTCGACGCCGACGGCGCGTCGGACGTCGAAGGCATCGCGATCGCCGGCGACGGCGCGGGCGTCGCGGGCGCGGAAGCCGCGCGCTGGCGCGGCGTCATCGCGGGCATCGCGGCCGCGAAAGCGCTGGGTGCGAAGACGAGCGGCGGTGAAGAGCGCGCAGCACGCAGCGCCCTCGTGCGCGCGCTGCGCGGACGCGCTTTCCTCGATGCGCTGTATCGGCCTGCGGACGCTTTCCGGCGTCCGACCGGCGACACGATCGTCTGCCGCTGCGAAGAGATCAGCGCGCGGCAGATCGCGGAAACCGTCGCGCTCGGCTGTCCCGGGCCCAACCAGATGAAGATCTTCCTCCGCTGCGGCATGGGACCCTGCCAGGGACGGTTGTGCGGCCTGACGGTCACCGATCTGATCGCGCAGGGGCGCGGCGTGTCGCCGGAGGCAGTGGGTTACTACCGCCTGCGCCCGCCGGTGAAGCCGATCACGGTCGGCGAGCTCGCGGCGTTGCCGAAGGACGAAGCGGCGGTGAAAGCCGTCGTGCGCACGTAA
- a CDS encoding CinA family nicotinamide mononucleotide deamidase-related protein, with amino-acid sequence MRIEVICTGDEVLTGKIVNTNFSYITQKLEDFGLGVSWETTVGDDRDDLLLAFRLAGGRADAVIVNGGLGPTVDDLSQEIAAKAAGVELELSHEWLEKMKAYFARRSRVMPPNNVKQAMLPQGAELLDNPVGTACGFSVTIGKARFYFTPGVPRELRRMLESEIIPRLLAKSGEHTAIHLKRFHSYGIGESHADSLLAGIESLAPDGSVKLGFRAHYPQLETKLTARGLDMDDIRKKLAPVEAEVRKRFGNFILAEDDRTLEGVVLDELARQGATLTIAETFTSGQIAGRIGHLPGAENVVRSAVVSRDLYEIFRAVGALADPTDISRETAEAVAKAALRRSGATHALAVLIDADEGADRIEFAGTVCLAIATKDDVESRRSRIVGGRDWVRLGAVEMGLDCLRRYLQGLPVYERIDFEKVE; translated from the coding sequence ATGCGTATCGAAGTGATCTGCACCGGCGACGAAGTGCTCACCGGCAAGATCGTCAACACCAACTTCAGCTACATCACCCAGAAGCTCGAGGATTTCGGCCTCGGCGTGAGCTGGGAGACGACGGTCGGCGACGATCGCGACGACCTCCTGCTCGCGTTCCGGCTCGCCGGCGGCCGCGCCGACGCGGTCATCGTCAACGGCGGTCTCGGCCCGACCGTGGACGACCTGTCGCAGGAGATCGCGGCGAAGGCGGCGGGTGTGGAGCTCGAGCTCAGCCACGAGTGGCTCGAGAAGATGAAGGCGTATTTCGCCCGCCGCAGCCGCGTGATGCCGCCGAACAACGTCAAGCAGGCGATGCTGCCGCAGGGCGCCGAGCTTCTCGACAACCCGGTCGGCACCGCGTGCGGATTTTCGGTGACGATCGGCAAGGCGCGGTTCTACTTCACGCCGGGCGTACCGCGCGAGCTGCGCCGCATGCTCGAGTCCGAGATCATCCCGCGCCTGCTCGCGAAGAGCGGCGAGCACACCGCGATCCACCTCAAGCGCTTCCACTCCTACGGCATCGGTGAATCGCACGCCGATTCGCTGCTCGCAGGGATCGAGTCGCTGGCGCCCGACGGCAGCGTCAAGCTCGGTTTCCGCGCGCACTACCCGCAGCTCGAGACCAAGCTCACCGCGCGCGGGCTGGACATGGACGACATCCGCAAGAAGCTCGCACCGGTCGAAGCGGAGGTGCGCAAGCGTTTCGGCAACTTCATCCTCGCCGAAGACGACCGGACCCTCGAAGGCGTCGTGCTCGATGAGCTGGCCAGGCAAGGCGCGACGCTGACGATCGCCGAGACGTTCACCAGCGGCCAGATCGCCGGCCGCATCGGTCACCTGCCCGGCGCGGAGAACGTGGTGCGAAGCGCGGTCGTGTCGCGCGACCTCTACGAAATCTTCAGGGCGGTCGGCGCGCTCGCCGATCCGACCGACATCTCGCGTGAAACCGCGGAAGCCGTGGCGAAGGCCGCGCTGCGCAGGAGCGGCGCGACCCACGCCCTCGCGGTGCTGATCGACGCCGACGAAGGCGCCGACCGCATCGAGTTCGCAGGCACGGTGTGCCTGGCGATCGCGACCAAGGACGACGTCGAATCGCGCCGCAGCCGCATCGTCGGCGGCCGCGACTGGGTGCGCCTGGGCGCGGTCGAGATGGGGCTGGACTGCCTCAGGCGCTACTTACAGGGCCTGCCGGTGTACGAGCGCATCGACTTCGAGAAAGTCGAATGA
- a CDS encoding DUF3455 domain-containing protein: MHSFRFVSVPLAALLPACTTPPLTPPPDLPASIRVPDKLALAQEVPATGVQIYDCAPGKADPAKFEWTFRAPEAQLFDTVGRTIGKHYGGPTWESNAGGKVVAEVKGRDEGPDPNAIPWLLLVTKSASGPGIFGRTQAIQRVNTAGGKPPAAGCSAADKGKEARVPYKAVYFFYVQAQ; encoded by the coding sequence ATGCACAGCTTCCGGTTCGTGTCCGTCCCGCTCGCCGCCCTGCTTCCCGCCTGCACCACCCCGCCGCTCACACCGCCGCCCGATCTCCCCGCGAGCATCCGCGTCCCCGACAAGCTCGCCCTCGCGCAGGAAGTGCCCGCGACCGGCGTGCAGATCTACGACTGCGCGCCGGGCAAAGCCGATCCGGCGAAATTCGAATGGACGTTCCGTGCGCCCGAAGCGCAGCTCTTCGACACCGTGGGCCGCACCATCGGCAAACACTACGGCGGACCGACCTGGGAATCGAACGCCGGCGGCAAGGTCGTCGCGGAAGTCAAAGGCCGCGACGAGGGTCCCGATCCCAACGCCATCCCGTGGCTGCTGCTCGTAACGAAATCGGCCTCCGGCCCCGGCATCTTCGGCCGCACTCAGGCGATACAGCGCGTCAACACCGCCGGCGGCAAGCCGCCGGCAGCGGGATGCAGCGCGGCGGACAAGGGCAAGGAAGCGCGCGTGCCGTATAAGGCGGTGTATTTCTTTTACGTGCAGGCGCAGTGA
- a CDS encoding DNA repair exonuclease, with protein MIRPLRIAHTSDVHLGNGQEGAAARAAFLRVVDAVNATRAELFLIAGDLFDHNRIDRSVIDFVYEALMQVSCPTVIIAGNHDCWEERAVLKRMNFATAGEHVTLLDEVEGRTVEIPELHATVWGRCMVDHDRTNKPLAGTPGRTRDLWHVGMAHGLYSDEPDCERSSLITPDEIEASGFDYLALGHVHAHRRMRHGATLACYPGVPAPSYGTESHGSMALVELRPGEQLEITEHRL; from the coding sequence ATGATTCGCCCCCTACGCATCGCACACACCTCCGACGTGCACCTCGGCAACGGCCAGGAAGGCGCGGCCGCACGCGCAGCCTTCTTGCGCGTCGTCGACGCGGTCAACGCCACGCGGGCCGAGCTCTTCCTCATCGCCGGCGACCTGTTCGACCACAACCGCATCGACCGCTCGGTCATCGATTTCGTCTACGAAGCGCTGATGCAGGTGAGCTGCCCCACGGTGATCATCGCGGGCAACCACGACTGCTGGGAGGAGCGCGCGGTATTGAAGCGCATGAACTTCGCCACAGCGGGCGAGCACGTGACGCTGCTCGACGAAGTCGAAGGGCGGACGGTCGAAATTCCGGAGCTGCACGCCACGGTGTGGGGCCGCTGCATGGTCGACCACGACCGCACGAACAAGCCGCTCGCCGGCACGCCGGGGCGCACGCGCGACCTGTGGCACGTCGGCATGGCGCACGGCCTGTACTCGGACGAGCCCGATTGCGAGCGCTCGTCGCTCATCACGCCCGACGAGATCGAGGCTTCGGGTTTCGACTACCTCGCGCTCGGCCACGTGCACGCGCACCGGCGCATGAGGCACGGCGCGACGCTCGCGTGCTATCCCGGCGTGCCCGCGCCGTCGTACGGCACCGAGTCGCACGGCTCGATGGCGCTGGTGGAGCTGCGGCCGGGTGAGCAGCTCGAGATCACAGAACATCGCCTGTAA
- a CDS encoding FAD-dependent oxidoreductase, producing MTSDSNTTRDHDVAVIGGGLMGSAIAWGLARCGQRVVVLDEGDIAYRASRGNFALVWVHSKGLGLPRYSAWTMHSSNSWAEFARLLEEDTGIDVHFQRPGGFNLSLSERELEARAAMLERLQSQPGMQRFDYEMLDRDAVKKALPHVGPEVAGASYSRYDGHCNSLRLFRALNAGMQQLGVTYLPEHRVERIDYANGAFRLATNKTEIRVPRAVLAAGIDNVRLAPMVGLAVPVRPQRGQLIVTEKTAPFLHYPVQTLRQTDEGGVMMGDSQEEAGADPTVTHAVISVLADRAVRMFPRLAQLNIVRTWAALRVMTKDGFPIYDESPTCPGAFSAACHSGVTLAAAHALALAPQIAAGRLAEDMQPFSARRFDVQALAA from the coding sequence GTGACTTCCGATTCCAATACTACCCGCGATCACGACGTCGCCGTGATCGGCGGCGGGCTCATGGGCTCGGCGATCGCGTGGGGGCTCGCGCGCTGCGGGCAGCGGGTCGTGGTGCTGGACGAAGGCGACATCGCGTATCGCGCCTCGCGCGGCAACTTCGCGCTCGTCTGGGTGCACAGCAAAGGCCTGGGGCTGCCGCGCTATTCGGCGTGGACCATGCACTCGTCGAACTCGTGGGCGGAATTCGCGCGCCTGCTCGAGGAAGACACCGGCATCGACGTGCACTTCCAGCGCCCGGGCGGCTTCAATCTCTCGCTGTCCGAGCGCGAGCTCGAAGCGCGCGCGGCGATGCTCGAGCGCCTGCAGTCGCAGCCCGGCATGCAGCGCTTCGATTACGAGATGCTCGACCGCGACGCGGTGAAGAAAGCGCTGCCGCACGTCGGCCCCGAGGTCGCCGGCGCGAGCTACAGCCGCTACGACGGTCACTGCAACTCGCTGCGGCTCTTCCGCGCGCTCAACGCCGGCATGCAGCAGCTCGGCGTCACCTATCTGCCCGAGCATCGTGTCGAGCGCATCGACTACGCGAACGGCGCGTTCCGTCTCGCGACGAACAAGACCGAAATACGCGTCCCCAGAGCCGTCCTCGCCGCCGGCATCGACAACGTGCGCCTCGCGCCGATGGTCGGGCTCGCGGTACCGGTGCGTCCGCAGCGCGGCCAGCTCATCGTCACCGAGAAGACCGCGCCTTTCCTGCACTACCCGGTGCAGACGCTGCGCCAGACCGACGAAGGCGGCGTGATGATGGGCGACTCGCAGGAGGAAGCCGGCGCGGATCCCACGGTCACCCACGCGGTGATCTCGGTCCTCGCCGACCGCGCGGTCCGCATGTTCCCGCGGCTCGCGCAGCTCAACATCGTGCGCACCTGGGCGGCGCTGCGCGTGATGACCAAGGACGGTTTTCCGATCTACGACGAGTCCCCGACGTGCCCGGGCGCGTTCTCCGCGGCCTGTCACAGCGGCGTGACGCTCGCCGCGGCGCACGCACTGGCGCTCGCGCCGCAGATCGCCGCCGGCCGCCTGGCCGAAGACATGCAGCCTTTCAGCGCCCGACGCTTCGATGTTCAAGCGCTTGCCGCCTGA
- a CDS encoding tripartite tricarboxylate transporter substrate binding protein, which translates to MQTLTLAGAAVAALLPALDAAHAQQYPQRSVRVLVGQGPGGGTDSVGRMVSQRFGEVYGQSFVVDNRPSAGGNVAGELAAKAAPDGYTLLVVTPTHVVNPSLYRDLRFDAISDFAPIALVVFAQYYLSVGNNLPVGSVKELLAYAKSRPQPLSYASSGIGSANHLSGELFNTMAGVKFVHVPYKGGAPALNALIANEVHLSFTSGAAIPHAKAGRLKTIAVTGPKRSIIAPQIPTIGESGLPGYEVIGWYGLVAPAKTPRPIVEGLNGTINKSLPEMKERFEAIGMEVSGGAPAEFGTFLKVERDKWAKVVKISGAKVE; encoded by the coding sequence ATGCAGACGCTCACACTCGCCGGCGCGGCCGTCGCCGCACTGCTTCCCGCGCTCGACGCCGCGCACGCCCAGCAGTATCCGCAGCGCTCGGTGCGCGTGCTCGTCGGACAGGGGCCGGGCGGCGGCACCGACAGCGTCGGGCGCATGGTGTCGCAGCGCTTCGGCGAGGTGTACGGCCAGTCGTTCGTCGTCGACAACCGCCCGAGCGCCGGCGGCAACGTGGCAGGCGAGCTTGCAGCGAAAGCGGCGCCCGACGGCTACACGCTCCTCGTCGTCACGCCGACCCACGTGGTCAACCCCAGCCTCTACAGGGACCTGCGGTTCGATGCGATCAGCGATTTCGCGCCGATCGCGCTCGTGGTGTTCGCGCAGTACTACCTGTCGGTCGGCAACAACCTGCCGGTCGGGTCGGTGAAGGAGCTGCTCGCCTACGCGAAATCGCGGCCGCAGCCGCTCTCGTACGCCTCCTCGGGCATCGGCAGCGCCAACCATCTCTCGGGCGAGCTCTTCAACACGATGGCGGGCGTGAAGTTCGTGCACGTGCCGTACAAAGGCGGCGCGCCGGCGCTCAATGCGCTCATCGCGAACGAAGTGCATCTGTCTTTCACCAGCGGCGCGGCGATCCCGCACGCCAAGGCCGGACGGCTCAAGACGATCGCAGTGACCGGGCCGAAGCGCTCGATCATCGCGCCGCAGATACCGACGATCGGTGAATCGGGCCTGCCGGGTTACGAAGTGATCGGTTGGTACGGGCTCGTCGCGCCGGCGAAGACGCCCAGGCCCATCGTCGAAGGATTGAACGGGACCATCAACAAGTCGCTGCCCGAGATGAAGGAGCGCTTCGAAGCGATCGGCATGGAAGTCAGCGGCGGCGCGCCGGCCGAGTTCGGCACCTTCCTCAAGGTCGAGCGCGACAAGTGGGCGAAGGTGGTGAAGATTTCGGGCGCGAAAGTGGAGTGA
- a CDS encoding tripartite tricarboxylate transporter substrate binding protein, with protein sequence MPTLLLLASVSAHGEYPERPIRYIVPSAPGGGADISARLLTNELSQQLKQQFVIDNRPSSGGLIGVQLLASSRPDGYTLGYGNMTYLAINSTLVPNLPYDADRDFTPIGQFTSGQNLLAVRNTLPVKSVKELIAYARANPDKLSFASSGNGSTLHLSGELFKQMTGTRMTHVPYKGIGQGLTDLFAGQIDLVFDNQSSIAPHVSAGRVRPLAVTGPVRSTVFPDLPTMAEAGLPGYVITTWTAMIGPAGLPKPIVTRLNAEIARACVAPKVQATLATQGAVCATGSPEQFVQFVKKERVKWGDIVKKSGAKID encoded by the coding sequence TTGCCAACGCTGCTGCTGTTGGCCAGCGTATCCGCTCACGGCGAATATCCGGAGCGTCCCATCCGCTACATCGTGCCGTCGGCGCCGGGCGGCGGCGCGGACATCTCGGCGCGGCTGCTCACGAACGAGCTTTCGCAGCAACTCAAGCAGCAGTTCGTCATCGACAATCGTCCGAGCTCGGGCGGTCTGATCGGCGTGCAGCTCCTCGCGAGCTCCCGCCCCGACGGCTACACGCTGGGCTACGGCAACATGACGTATCTCGCGATCAATTCCACGCTCGTCCCCAACCTGCCGTACGACGCCGATCGCGATTTCACGCCCATCGGCCAGTTCACCTCGGGACAGAACCTGCTCGCGGTGCGCAACACGCTGCCGGTGAAATCGGTGAAGGAGCTGATCGCCTACGCGCGCGCGAATCCCGACAAGCTCTCGTTCGCGTCGTCCGGCAACGGCTCGACGCTGCATCTCTCCGGCGAGCTCTTCAAGCAGATGACCGGGACGCGCATGACGCACGTGCCCTACAAAGGCATCGGGCAGGGGCTGACCGATCTCTTCGCGGGACAGATCGACCTCGTGTTCGACAACCAGTCGTCGATCGCGCCGCACGTGAGCGCCGGCCGCGTGCGCCCGCTCGCGGTCACCGGCCCGGTGCGCTCGACCGTCTTCCCCGACCTGCCGACGATGGCCGAAGCGGGCCTGCCCGGTTACGTCATCACCACGTGGACCGCGATGATCGGACCGGCGGGCCTGCCGAAGCCGATCGTCACCAGGCTCAACGCCGAGATCGCGCGCGCGTGTGTCGCGCCCAAGGTGCAAGCCACGCTCGCGACGCAGGGCGCGGTCTGCGCGACCGGCTCGCCCGAGCAGTTCGTGCAGTTCGTGAAAAAAGAGCGGGTGAAGTGGGGCGACATCGTGAAGAAGTCGGGGGCGAAGATCGACTGA
- a CDS encoding gamma-glutamyltransferase family protein: protein MATYRPTITGARHMVSAGHYSAAHAAFQILEAGGNAIDAGVAAGICVGVLQTDRVNFAGVAPIMIYLAQPRKVINIDGLGTWPKAASIEYFRREHGGAMPPGILRTVMPAAPAAWIKVLAEYGTMSFGEVAAAAIRLTRDGFSMHEFMAEYIRDHEASYRRWPSSAEVFLPNGRPPKVPEIFVQKELAASIQYMVDEEAAHAAKGRAAGLRAARDAFYKGDIAQKIVKYHKENGGWVTADDLASYDVRVEQPLTTRYRDVDLYACGPWSQGPVLPQALNILREVDLKALGHNSPAYIHHLAEALKLAFADRHRYYGDPRFVEVPLDVLLSREYATARRKLIRDAEAWPEMPPAGNVKDFAAARPLPQPTAGEPAPLADTSYAAVIDEQGNAFSTTPSDGSSATPVIPGTGLCPSSRGSQSWTDPEHPAALAPGKRPRLTPNPALALKNGKIYMPFGSPGNDIQPQAMLQVFLNVVLWEMEPQAAVEAPRFATYSFPSSSEPHAYHPGRLNLESRIDAATVHALAKLGHKVAPWSEIAWQAGAVCAIRVNEDTGLLEGAADPRRPCYALGV, encoded by the coding sequence ATGGCGACATACAGACCCACCATCACCGGCGCCCGCCACATGGTCTCGGCCGGGCATTACTCGGCCGCGCACGCGGCGTTCCAGATCCTCGAGGCCGGCGGCAACGCGATCGACGCGGGCGTCGCGGCGGGCATCTGCGTCGGCGTGCTCCAGACCGACCGTGTCAACTTCGCGGGCGTCGCGCCGATCATGATCTACCTCGCGCAGCCGCGTAAGGTGATCAACATCGACGGCCTCGGCACGTGGCCGAAGGCGGCTTCGATCGAGTACTTCCGACGCGAGCACGGCGGGGCCATGCCGCCGGGAATCCTGCGCACGGTGATGCCGGCTGCGCCGGCGGCATGGATCAAGGTGCTCGCCGAATACGGAACGATGTCGTTCGGCGAAGTCGCGGCGGCGGCGATCCGGCTCACGCGCGACGGCTTCTCGATGCACGAGTTCATGGCCGAGTACATCCGCGATCACGAAGCGTCGTACCGGCGCTGGCCGTCGAGCGCCGAAGTCTTCCTGCCGAACGGCCGGCCGCCGAAGGTTCCCGAGATCTTCGTGCAGAAAGAGCTCGCGGCGTCGATCCAGTACATGGTCGACGAAGAAGCCGCGCATGCGGCTAAAGGCCGCGCAGCCGGGCTGCGCGCCGCGCGCGATGCGTTCTACAAGGGCGACATCGCTCAGAAGATCGTGAAGTATCACAAGGAGAACGGCGGCTGGGTGACGGCCGACGATCTCGCGAGCTACGACGTGCGCGTCGAGCAGCCGCTCACCACGCGCTACCGCGACGTCGATCTCTACGCGTGCGGACCGTGGTCGCAGGGGCCGGTGCTCCCGCAGGCGCTCAACATCCTGCGTGAGGTCGACCTGAAGGCGCTCGGGCACAACTCGCCCGCGTACATCCATCACCTCGCCGAAGCGCTCAAGCTCGCCTTCGCCGATCGCCATCGCTACTACGGCGATCCGCGCTTCGTCGAGGTGCCGCTCGACGTGCTGCTGTCGCGTGAATATGCAACGGCCCGGCGCAAGCTCATCCGCGACGCCGAGGCGTGGCCGGAGATGCCGCCGGCGGGCAACGTGAAGGACTTCGCCGCCGCGCGGCCGCTGCCGCAGCCCACCGCGGGCGAGCCCGCGCCGCTCGCCGATACGTCGTATGCGGCCGTGATCGACGAGCAGGGCAATGCGTTCTCGACCACGCCGAGCGACGGCTCGAGCGCGACGCCGGTCATCCCCGGCACGGGGCTGTGCCCGTCGTCGCGCGGCTCGCAGTCGTGGACCGACCCCGAGCACCCCGCGGCGCTCGCACCGGGCAAGCGGCCGCGCCTCACGCCGAATCCGGCGCTCGCGCTGAAGAACGGCAAGATCTACATGCCGTTCGGCTCGCCCGGCAACGACATCCAGCCGCAGGCGATGCTGCAGGTGTTCCTCAACGTGGTGCTGTGGGAGATGGAGCCGCAGGCGGCGGTCGAAGCGCCGCGCTTCGCGACCTACAGCTTCCCGTCGTCGTCCGAGCCCCACGCGTATCACCCGGGCCGCTTGAACCTCGAAAGCCGCATCGATGCCGCAACGGTGCACGCGCTCGCGAAGCTGGGCCACAAAGTTGCACCGTGGTCCGAGATCGCCTGGCAGGCGGGCGCGGTGTGCGCGATCCGCGTGAACGAAGACACGGGCCTGCTCGAGGGCGCCGCCGATCCTCGCAGGCCGTGCTATGCCCTGGGTGTGTAA
- a CDS encoding (2Fe-2S)-binding protein, with the protein MFKRLPPDAAQAPSPAADGLVTITIDGEPHPARATDSVAAAMLAAGVDRCRTTPVSGAPRAPYCMMGVCFDCLVTIDGVGNRQGCLVRVRDGMKIEMQRGKRDIDT; encoded by the coding sequence ATGTTCAAGCGCTTGCCGCCTGATGCAGCGCAGGCGCCCTCGCCTGCAGCCGACGGCCTCGTGACCATCACCATCGACGGCGAGCCGCACCCGGCGCGCGCGACCGACAGCGTGGCGGCGGCGATGCTCGCCGCAGGCGTCGATCGCTGCCGCACCACGCCGGTCTCCGGCGCGCCGCGCGCCCCGTACTGCATGATGGGCGTGTGCTTCGACTGCCTCGTCACCATCGACGGCGTCGGCAACCGCCAGGGCTGTCTGGTGCGCGTGCGCGACGGCATGAAGATCGAGATGCAGCGCGGCAAGCGCGACATCGACACGTGA